From one Azospirillum sp. TSH100 genomic stretch:
- a CDS encoding aldehyde dehydrogenase (NADP(+)): protein MTITGEMLIGAQAHRGSQSEFRGFDPATGEALEPVFGGGGAAEVERACALAWAAFDAFRETGLEQRAAFLETVAQNILDIGDDLITRAMAETGLPRARLEGERGRTVGQLRLFAQVVREGSWLEARIDPAMPARAPLPRADLRQRHIPLGPVAVFGASNFPLAFSVAGGDTASAFAAGCPVVVKGHGAHPGTSELVGRAVQAAVASCGLPEGVFSLLFGNGRDIGTALVADPRIKAVGFTGSRGGGVALMGVAAKRPEPIPVYAEMSSINPVFLMPAALASRAEALGKAFVASLTMGAGQFCTNPGILLAVEGPDLDRFVAAAVEALGGSAASTMLTPGIHAAFDSGVAKLADSAAVETLARGLACSGPNQAQAAFFTTTAEAFLADTELQEEVFGAASLLIRCPDVAAMTAVAERLEGQLTATVQMDAEDKAAVAGLIPTLERKAGRILANGWPTGVEVCHAMVHGGPFPATSDPRSTSVGTLAIRRFLRPVCYQDIPAELLPEALRDGNPLALWRRVDGELGRG from the coding sequence ATGACCATCACCGGCGAGATGCTGATCGGCGCCCAGGCGCATCGCGGCAGCCAGAGCGAGTTCCGCGGCTTTGACCCCGCCACGGGCGAGGCGCTGGAGCCCGTGTTCGGCGGCGGCGGTGCCGCCGAGGTCGAGCGTGCCTGCGCGCTGGCCTGGGCCGCCTTCGACGCCTTCCGCGAAACCGGCCTGGAGCAACGCGCCGCCTTCCTGGAGACGGTCGCCCAGAACATCCTCGACATCGGCGACGACCTCATCACCCGCGCCATGGCCGAGACCGGCCTGCCGCGCGCCCGTCTGGAGGGCGAGCGCGGCCGCACCGTCGGCCAGCTCCGCCTGTTCGCCCAGGTCGTGCGCGAGGGCAGCTGGCTCGAGGCCCGCATCGATCCCGCCATGCCGGCGCGCGCGCCGCTGCCGCGCGCCGACCTGCGTCAGCGCCACATCCCGCTGGGACCGGTCGCGGTGTTCGGCGCGTCGAACTTCCCGCTGGCCTTCTCGGTGGCGGGCGGCGACACCGCGTCGGCCTTCGCCGCCGGCTGCCCGGTGGTGGTCAAGGGCCATGGCGCCCACCCCGGCACCTCGGAACTGGTCGGCCGCGCCGTCCAGGCGGCGGTCGCCTCCTGCGGCCTGCCCGAAGGCGTCTTCTCGCTGCTGTTCGGCAATGGCCGGGACATCGGCACCGCGCTGGTCGCCGATCCGCGCATCAAGGCGGTCGGCTTCACCGGCTCGCGCGGCGGCGGGGTGGCGCTGATGGGGGTGGCGGCCAAGCGGCCGGAGCCGATCCCGGTCTATGCCGAGATGAGCAGCATCAACCCGGTCTTCCTGATGCCGGCGGCGCTGGCGTCGCGCGCCGAGGCGCTGGGCAAGGCCTTCGTCGCCTCGCTGACCATGGGCGCCGGCCAATTCTGCACCAACCCCGGCATCCTGCTGGCGGTGGAGGGTCCGGACCTCGACCGCTTCGTCGCGGCGGCGGTGGAGGCTCTGGGTGGCAGCGCCGCCTCGACCATGCTGACGCCGGGCATCCATGCCGCCTTCGACAGCGGCGTGGCGAAGCTGGCCGACAGCGCTGCGGTGGAGACGCTGGCCCGCGGTCTGGCCTGCAGCGGGCCGAACCAGGCGCAGGCGGCCTTCTTCACCACGACGGCTGAGGCCTTCCTGGCTGATACGGAGTTGCAGGAGGAGGTGTTCGGCGCCGCGTCGCTGCTGATCCGCTGCCCGGACGTGGCGGCGATGACGGCGGTTGCCGAGCGTCTGGAAGGACAGCTGACGGCGACGGTGCAGATGGATGCCGAGGACAAGGCGGCGGTGGCGGGTCTGATCCCGACGCTGGAGCGCAAGGCCGGCCGCATCCTGGCGAATGGCTGGCCGACGGGGGTCGAGGTCTGCCACGCGATGGTGCATGGCGGTCCGTTCCCGGCGACGTCGGACCCGCGCAGCACCTCGGTCGGCACGCTGGCGATCCGCCGCTTCCTCCGCCCGGTCTGCTATCAGGACATCCCCGCAGAGCTGCTGCCGGAAGCCCTGCGCGACGGCAATCCGCTCGCGCTGTGGCGCAGGGTCGACGGGGAGTTGGGACGCGGCTGA
- a CDS encoding FadR/GntR family transcriptional regulator gives MTARRRRDPLAKQLVDALAERISGGQYKSGDRLPSEQDLIDEFGVSRTVVREAIANLKAVGMVSTRQGLGAFVLRDAAILPFRIEESTLEAVNEAISVLEVRISLESEAAYLAAIRRDDSHLVRMREALDTMTAAVEAGEDSIDADLAFHSAIAAATGNKHFLALFSYLGSLLIPRARVRYGHLEGDSRRQYLRRINDEHQTIYSAIERQDPEGARAAIRLHLNGSRDRLRAGGDFKATAATG, from the coding sequence ATGACAGCGCGCAGGCGCCGGGATCCGTTGGCGAAGCAATTGGTGGATGCCCTGGCCGAACGGATTTCCGGCGGGCAATACAAGAGTGGCGACCGGCTTCCCAGCGAACAAGACCTGATCGACGAATTCGGTGTCAGCCGCACCGTGGTGCGCGAGGCGATTGCCAATCTGAAGGCGGTCGGCATGGTCTCCACCCGGCAGGGGCTGGGGGCTTTCGTCCTGCGTGACGCTGCGATCCTGCCCTTCCGTATCGAGGAATCGACGCTGGAGGCGGTGAACGAGGCGATTTCGGTGCTGGAAGTCCGCATCAGCCTGGAATCGGAAGCGGCCTATCTTGCCGCCATCCGCCGCGACGACAGCCATCTGGTCCGCATGCGCGAGGCGCTGGACACCATGACCGCTGCGGTGGAGGCGGGCGAGGATTCCATCGACGCCGATCTGGCCTTTCACAGCGCCATTGCGGCCGCGACCGGAAACAAGCATTTCCTGGCGCTGTTCTCCTATCTCGGATCGCTGCTGATCCCGCGCGCCCGCGTGCGCTACGGTCATCTGGAGGGCGATTCCCGCCGCCAGTATCTGCGGCGGATCAACGACGAGCACCAGACCATCTATTCCGCCATTGAGCGCCAGGATCCGGAGGGAGCCCGGGCCGCCATCCGCCTGCACCTGAACGGCAGCCGCGACCGCCTGCGCGCTGGCGGCGACTTCAAGGCGACCGCCGCGACCGGCTGA
- the tcuB gene encoding tricarballylate utilization 4Fe-4S protein TcuB → MPGADETQRIAADARRALDICNACQFCGGYCAVFRALKARRQVSAADLAFLSNLCHNCRSCYHACQYAPPHAFDLNLPKSLSLVRQQTYRDHVWPPWFRGRLPCAGWPAVAVMVAIALSALMLVGLPALILIPPDLLFGRHLGPGAFYRLVPWEAIAGGAGALTLWSLLAVGFSVASFWHSMGPMPAGAALLPALRDALYDAASLRNLGGGGAGCNDRDERFSRSRRRFHHALFYGVVLCFAATAVATVYDHALAWQAPYPVLSLPVLLGGLGGTGILVGTMGLARLKLRADPGPLAPSLTASDCALLALLFLVAVSGLGLLALRETAAMGPLLLVHLGLVLGWFATLPYSKFLHAPFRFAALLRAAMERRHRAPQVGRGQGKSGRGSSGA, encoded by the coding sequence ATGCCCGGCGCTGACGAGACGCAGCGGATCGCTGCGGACGCCCGCCGGGCGCTGGACATCTGCAACGCCTGCCAGTTTTGCGGCGGCTATTGCGCAGTTTTCCGGGCGTTGAAAGCGCGCCGGCAGGTTTCAGCCGCGGATCTCGCCTTCCTGTCCAACCTCTGTCACAACTGCCGGTCCTGCTACCACGCGTGCCAGTACGCGCCGCCGCATGCCTTCGACCTGAATCTTCCCAAAAGCCTCAGTCTGGTCAGGCAGCAGACCTACCGTGATCATGTCTGGCCGCCATGGTTCAGGGGGCGGCTGCCCTGCGCGGGATGGCCTGCCGTCGCCGTTATGGTTGCGATTGCCCTGTCAGCGCTGATGCTCGTGGGATTGCCGGCCCTGATCCTGATCCCGCCGGATCTGTTGTTCGGGCGCCATCTGGGGCCGGGCGCCTTCTACCGGCTGGTGCCGTGGGAGGCCATCGCCGGAGGTGCCGGGGCGTTGACGTTGTGGTCGCTGCTGGCCGTGGGATTCAGCGTTGCATCCTTCTGGCACAGCATGGGGCCGATGCCGGCCGGTGCGGCCCTGCTGCCGGCTCTGCGCGACGCTCTGTACGATGCCGCCAGCCTGCGCAATCTCGGCGGTGGCGGGGCCGGCTGCAACGACCGGGACGAACGCTTTTCCCGGTCGCGGCGCCGCTTCCACCACGCGCTGTTCTATGGGGTGGTGCTCTGCTTTGCCGCCACCGCCGTGGCGACCGTCTACGATCATGCGCTGGCTTGGCAGGCGCCCTATCCGGTGCTGAGCCTGCCGGTCCTGCTGGGTGGACTTGGCGGAACCGGCATTCTGGTCGGCACGATGGGGCTTGCCCGGCTTAAGCTGCGTGCCGATCCCGGTCCGCTGGCTCCCAGCCTGACCGCTTCGGATTGCGCCTTGCTGGCGCTGCTGTTCCTGGTGGCGGTCAGCGGCCTGGGGCTGCTGGCCCTGCGCGAGACGGCGGCGATGGGGCCGCTGCTGCTGGTCCATCTGGGTCTCGTCCTCGGCTGGTTCGCGACGTTGCCATACAGCAAGTTCCTGCACGCGCCCTTCCGTTTCGCCGCTTTGCTGCGGGCGGCGATGGAGCGGCGGCACCGGGCTCCGCAAGTCGGGCGCGGTCAGGGCAAGTCCGGACGCGGGTCATCCGGCGCCTGA
- the kdgD gene encoding 5-dehydro-4-deoxyglucarate dehydratase — protein sequence MEPQALKAVVSEGLLSFPLTDFTADGTFEPGGYARRLEWLKPYGASALFAAGGTGELFSLTPDEHKSIVSLAVEVCGKEVPIIAGVGYSTRIAVEMAQAAEKAGAAGILVLPHYLTEADQDGVAAHVEAICKSVGIGVIIYNRATCKLGADRLARLAERCPNLIGFKDGLGDIELMTTIRRKMGDRFSYLGGLPTAEVYAAAYRAIGVPVYSSAVFNFIPRTAMEFYRAVASGDTATTDRLLDQFFLPYLAIRNRKAGYAVSIVKAGAAIVGRSAGPVRAPLTDCTPAEVEDLRALIDALGPQ from the coding sequence ATGGAACCGCAAGCCCTGAAGGCCGTCGTCAGTGAAGGTCTTTTGTCGTTCCCGCTGACCGATTTCACCGCCGACGGCACCTTCGAGCCGGGCGGCTATGCCCGCCGCCTGGAATGGCTGAAGCCCTATGGCGCGTCGGCCCTGTTTGCCGCCGGCGGCACCGGCGAGTTGTTCTCCCTGACGCCCGACGAGCACAAGAGCATCGTCTCGCTGGCCGTCGAGGTCTGCGGCAAGGAGGTGCCGATCATCGCCGGCGTCGGCTATTCCACCCGGATCGCGGTCGAAATGGCGCAGGCCGCAGAGAAGGCCGGGGCCGCCGGCATCCTGGTGCTGCCGCACTACCTGACCGAAGCCGATCAGGACGGGGTCGCCGCCCATGTCGAGGCGATCTGCAAGTCGGTCGGCATCGGTGTCATCATCTACAACCGCGCCACCTGCAAGCTGGGCGCCGACCGCCTCGCCCGCCTCGCCGAGCGTTGCCCCAACCTGATCGGCTTCAAGGACGGCTTGGGCGACATCGAGCTGATGACGACGATCCGCCGCAAGATGGGCGATCGCTTCAGCTATCTGGGCGGCCTGCCGACCGCCGAGGTCTATGCCGCCGCCTATCGCGCCATCGGCGTGCCGGTCTATTCGTCGGCCGTCTTCAACTTCATCCCGCGCACGGCGATGGAGTTCTATCGCGCGGTTGCGTCCGGCGACACCGCCACCACCGACCGGCTGCTCGACCAGTTCTTCCTGCCCTATCTGGCGATCCGCAACCGCAAGGCCGGCTATGCCGTCAGCATCGTCAAGGCGGGCGCCGCCATCGTCGGCCGTTCCGCCGGTCCGGTGCGCGCGCCGCTGACCGACTGCACGCCGGCCGAGGTCGAGGATCTGCGCGCCCTGATCGACGCGCTGGGCCCGCAGTAA
- a CDS encoding mannonate dehydratase, whose translation MYIGEQLINPTDKRLRLSAQLGAKGIVIDSRPNAPVMADDNVEAGLWDGRKVAAQRKWVESHGLTLDCLALDVGSILLDSLRAPEKAAVAAERLRHNIRAAADGGVDTVKYTVAMVGITRTGVVDGRGGMKCSTFRADEYKAENDARFSYWGTVLPEDETGTKPSPVAARGAPETCGQVMASEAGGVSEADGWRAIEYLVEAILPTAEKAGVKLACHPHDPAYPPGGLNGVHHVLGSLDGLRRFVALAPESKSLGFNFCQGTIAEMSRTPTETVLEAIREFGPQNRIFMVHFRNIKGGYLDFREAMPDEGSVDMAACIRAYREVGYQGILCPDHVPFSEVDPDRERFFAFALGYTQALLQAA comes from the coding sequence ATGTATATCGGCGAACAGCTCATCAACCCCACCGACAAGCGCCTGCGCCTGTCCGCCCAGCTCGGCGCCAAAGGCATCGTCATCGACAGCCGGCCGAACGCGCCGGTGATGGCCGACGACAATGTCGAGGCCGGCCTGTGGGACGGTCGCAAGGTCGCCGCCCAGCGCAAGTGGGTGGAGAGCCATGGCCTGACGCTGGACTGTCTGGCGCTGGACGTCGGCTCGATCCTGCTCGACAGCCTGCGGGCGCCGGAGAAGGCGGCGGTGGCGGCGGAGCGGCTGCGCCACAACATCCGCGCTGCGGCGGACGGCGGTGTCGACACGGTGAAATACACGGTCGCCATGGTTGGCATCACCCGCACCGGCGTGGTCGACGGCCGCGGTGGCATGAAGTGCAGCACCTTCCGCGCCGACGAATACAAGGCGGAGAACGACGCCCGCTTCTCCTACTGGGGCACCGTGTTGCCGGAGGACGAGACCGGCACCAAGCCTTCCCCTGTGGCGGCACGTGGTGCGCCGGAGACCTGCGGTCAGGTGATGGCGAGCGAGGCCGGTGGCGTCAGCGAGGCCGACGGCTGGCGCGCCATCGAATATCTGGTCGAGGCGATCCTGCCGACCGCCGAGAAGGCCGGCGTCAAGCTGGCCTGCCATCCGCACGACCCGGCCTATCCGCCGGGCGGGCTGAACGGCGTCCATCATGTGCTGGGCTCGCTCGACGGATTGCGGCGCTTCGTCGCTCTGGCGCCGGAGAGCAAGTCGCTCGGTTTCAACTTCTGCCAGGGCACCATCGCCGAGATGTCGCGCACCCCGACCGAGACGGTCTTGGAAGCGATCCGCGAGTTCGGCCCGCAGAACCGCATCTTCATGGTCCATTTCCGCAACATCAAGGGCGGTTACCTCGACTTCCGCGAGGCGATGCCGGATGAGGGGTCGGTCGACATGGCCGCCTGCATCCGCGCCTATCGCGAGGTCGGATACCAGGGCATCCTCTGCCCCGACCATGTTCCCTTCTCGGAGGTCGATCCCGACCGCGAGCGTTTCTTCGCCTTCGCGCTCGGTTATACCCAGGCGCTGCTCCAAGCCGCCTGA
- a CDS encoding MFS transporter — protein MTIESAAANTERAAYSTAAAQPAAKQTKVRYLILAMLFLVTVINYADRATLSITGPVISKELGISAAEMGFIFSAFGWAYVLGQLPGGWLLDRYGSKIVYGLSIFTWSVFTLMQGSIGFFVGGTAVMVLFALRFAVGFAEAPSFPGNSRVVAAWFPGQERATASAIFNSAQYFATVIFAPLMGWLTHSFGWHWVFGVMGGLGIIMAGVWMKTVYAPKDHPRINQAELDHIAAGGGLINMDDGRKAAAATESGAKWDYIRQLFASRMMVGIFVGQFCINAITYFFITWFPVYLVQARGMSILNAGFIASIPAICGFIGGILGGVMSDAMLRRGYSLTAARKTPIVLGMLMSMAMIACNYTDLQWVVVSLMALAFFGKGIGALGWAVMSDCAPKEITGLSGGVFNMCGNISSITTPIVIGYIIQTTGSFNGALVFVGANALIAAVSYLVIVGEIKRMELKK, from the coding sequence ATGACGATCGAGAGCGCCGCCGCCAACACCGAGCGCGCCGCCTATTCCACCGCCGCCGCCCAACCCGCCGCCAAGCAGACGAAAGTCCGCTATCTCATCCTGGCGATGCTGTTCCTGGTCACGGTCATCAATTACGCCGACCGCGCCACGCTGTCGATCACCGGCCCGGTGATCTCGAAGGAGCTGGGGATCAGCGCCGCCGAGATGGGCTTCATCTTCTCCGCCTTCGGCTGGGCCTATGTGCTCGGACAGCTGCCGGGAGGCTGGCTGCTCGACCGCTACGGGTCGAAGATCGTCTACGGGCTGAGCATCTTCACCTGGTCGGTCTTCACGCTGATGCAGGGCTCCATCGGCTTCTTCGTCGGTGGCACCGCGGTGATGGTGCTGTTCGCCCTGCGCTTTGCCGTCGGCTTCGCCGAGGCGCCGTCCTTCCCCGGCAACAGCCGTGTCGTCGCGGCCTGGTTCCCCGGACAGGAGCGGGCCACCGCGTCGGCCATCTTCAACTCCGCCCAATATTTTGCGACCGTGATCTTCGCGCCGCTGATGGGCTGGCTGACCCATTCCTTCGGCTGGCACTGGGTGTTCGGCGTCATGGGCGGGCTCGGCATCATCATGGCCGGCGTGTGGATGAAGACGGTCTATGCCCCCAAGGACCACCCGCGCATCAATCAGGCCGAACTGGACCACATCGCGGCCGGCGGCGGTCTGATCAACATGGACGACGGCCGGAAGGCGGCGGCCGCCACCGAGAGCGGGGCGAAGTGGGACTACATCCGCCAGCTTTTCGCCAGCCGCATGATGGTCGGTATCTTCGTCGGCCAGTTCTGCATCAACGCCATCACCTATTTCTTCATCACCTGGTTCCCGGTCTATCTGGTCCAGGCCCGTGGCATGTCGATCCTCAACGCCGGCTTCATCGCTTCCATCCCGGCGATCTGCGGTTTCATCGGCGGCATCCTGGGCGGCGTGATGTCGGACGCCATGCTGCGCCGGGGCTACTCCCTGACCGCAGCGCGCAAGACGCCGATCGTGCTGGGCATGCTGATGTCGATGGCGATGATCGCCTGCAACTACACCGATCTCCAGTGGGTCGTGGTGTCGCTGATGGCGCTGGCCTTCTTCGGCAAGGGCATTGGCGCGCTGGGCTGGGCCGTGATGTCGGACTGCGCGCCGAAGGAGATCACCGGCCTCAGCGGCGGCGTGTTCAACATGTGCGGCAACATCTCGTCGATCACCACGCCGATCGTCATCGGCTACATCATCCAGACCACCGGTTCCTTCAACGGAGCGCTGGTGTTCGTCGGCGCCAACGCCCTGATCGCGGCGGTCAGCTATCTCGTCATCGTCGGCGAGATCAAGCGGATGGAACTGAAGAAGTAA
- a CDS encoding LysR family transcriptional regulator, translated as MFAKYFCVFANADAILPGMDDWNDHRIVLAVVRAGGLKGAAGILGVDHSTVFRRLTALEGRIGLPLFERGPGGAYVPTEAGARAAAVAERMEDEALGLARDLAGLDRRLSGRLRVTCSETLAFRLLTPWISRFRARHPGIVIELAVDSRLLDLSRREADVALRVARPQENDLWGRKLADVAWAAYGGAEYLAAAPPLTGPADLASHPLIGWEEGTVGVNAARWLAEMAPAAAVVYRTGSLVNQMVAARSGVGLALLPCYLGDPEPGLVRALPDPIADLSRELWIVTHRDLRNTARVRAFFDTVADGVQADRALVEGRASPSGSTPTGSGGAVGEAPWTGSSTEGRS; from the coding sequence TTGTTTGCCAAGTACTTTTGCGTTTTTGCAAATGCTGATGCTATCCTGCCCGGTATGGATGACTGGAATGATCACCGGATCGTGCTCGCCGTCGTACGGGCGGGCGGCCTGAAGGGGGCGGCCGGAATATTGGGTGTAGACCACTCCACCGTGTTCCGGCGCCTGACCGCGCTTGAAGGCCGGATCGGTCTGCCGCTTTTCGAGCGTGGCCCGGGCGGCGCCTATGTGCCGACCGAGGCGGGCGCACGGGCCGCCGCTGTCGCGGAGCGTATGGAGGACGAGGCGCTTGGCCTTGCGCGCGACTTGGCGGGGCTGGACCGCCGGCTCTCGGGCCGGCTGCGGGTCACCTGCTCAGAAACGCTTGCCTTCCGCCTGCTGACGCCCTGGATCAGCCGGTTCCGCGCCCGGCATCCCGGCATCGTCATCGAACTTGCCGTGGACAGCCGGCTGCTGGACCTGTCGCGGCGCGAGGCGGACGTGGCGCTGCGCGTCGCCCGTCCGCAAGAGAACGACCTGTGGGGCCGCAAGCTCGCCGACGTTGCCTGGGCAGCCTATGGCGGCGCCGAGTACCTTGCCGCCGCGCCGCCGTTGACCGGGCCGGCGGACCTCGCCTCGCACCCGCTCATCGGCTGGGAGGAGGGGACAGTGGGCGTGAACGCTGCGCGCTGGTTGGCCGAAATGGCGCCTGCGGCGGCGGTGGTCTACCGCACCGGCAGTTTGGTGAACCAGATGGTCGCGGCGCGGTCAGGCGTCGGGCTTGCGCTGCTGCCCTGTTATCTGGGTGACCCGGAGCCCGGGCTGGTGCGGGCCCTCCCGGATCCGATCGCCGATCTGTCGCGCGAACTCTGGATCGTCACGCACCGGGACCTGCGGAACACGGCGCGCGTCCGCGCCTTCTTCGATACAGTCGCCGACGGCGTGCAGGCGGACCGGGCGCTCGTCGAAGGCCGGGCCTCTCCCTCCGGGTCGACCCCCACCGGCTCCGGCGGAGCGGTGGGAGAGGCTCCATGGACCGGCTCCTCGACCGAGGGCCGGTCCTGA
- a CDS encoding glutathione S-transferase family protein, which produces MPSLRLVSHKLCPYAQRAAITLVEKGVPYERQIVDLSKKPDWFKAMSPLGKVPLLIVDGDTVLFESAIICEYLEETQPGPRLHPEDPAERARHRAWVEFASATLNVIAGLYGTGDEAGYRAKIADLMAKMAWLEGALGGGPYFAGVRFSLVDAAFGPVFRYFETFETALPPLGIFDTTPKVRGWRQALAARASVRGAVTADYHELLSTFLRERGSYLSGLMLDRSGAG; this is translated from the coding sequence ATGCCCAGCCTTCGTCTGGTCAGCCACAAGCTTTGCCCTTATGCGCAGCGCGCCGCCATCACGCTGGTCGAGAAGGGCGTTCCGTACGAACGGCAGATCGTCGATCTCTCGAAGAAGCCGGACTGGTTCAAAGCCATGTCGCCGCTGGGCAAGGTGCCACTGCTGATCGTGGACGGCGACACCGTCCTCTTCGAAAGCGCCATCATCTGCGAGTATCTTGAGGAAACCCAGCCGGGCCCCCGATTGCATCCCGAGGATCCGGCCGAACGGGCGCGGCACCGCGCCTGGGTCGAGTTCGCATCCGCCACGCTGAACGTGATTGCCGGACTCTATGGCACCGGCGACGAGGCGGGCTATCGGGCGAAGATCGCCGACCTGATGGCGAAGATGGCGTGGCTGGAGGGTGCACTTGGCGGGGGACCGTATTTCGCCGGTGTGCGTTTCAGTCTGGTGGACGCAGCCTTCGGTCCGGTGTTCCGCTATTTCGAGACTTTTGAAACGGCGCTGCCGCCGCTCGGCATTTTCGACACGACGCCGAAAGTTCGCGGCTGGCGGCAAGCGCTGGCCGCGCGCGCCAGCGTGCGCGGGGCAGTGACGGCTGACTATCACGAGCTACTCTCGACGTTTCTGCGTGAGCGCGGATCCTACCTGTCCGGCCTCATGCTGGATCGCTCAGGCGCCGGATGA